The Humulus lupulus chromosome 7, drHumLupu1.1, whole genome shotgun sequence region ttgggttttgatggttttggaccattgggaagcttgggaactttgatttgatgatttggtaatgtttaggcatgattttggaggctttgggatgttgaaaatcatgtttggggatggctctaggttgggggccgcggccctgttcttgggcgccgcagccctagctcgatgaagcaggtggagcaattttgcccttgctgggcgccgcggcccttggtgttgggcactGCGGCCCTTTCTCCTgaagtggctgggggccgcggcccaaggtgtcagggccgcaacccttgagcagggttgaccccgtttgagtgttttgaccccgagaacatagttttaggcctcgggattgttcctactacttggattagtttggattgatgtcctggaggctagatattggtttggaaacctatgttgatcatttttattgatgatgtcccgtatttggttatgactaggtgactgctaaaggactaaaggttgatcgttctcaagggtcgttcttttagtcattctagctcgaatctgaggtaagaaaactgcaccctgtgtatgtgacatgcatgattgttattgaggtatgttggttgataaatgtggacaagGATTGCATATTacatgctagcgaatattgtttacttgtatatagcactgactagttagggatactgacctaagagttagaactggcataagcgtcctgaacgcagggccgaatgaagattagatctaatcgatatcagcattgaatggctctaaggcattaatgctggactgaccctaaggtcgatgaaacttataaacgcttggctagtctaagactagttactgagagccagggccaaaggcctaggtgactgcttgtcacatggctagggaacagagttccatagttatgactctagagtcatgaggaaggttatgttggtgactaatcaccatgcacctatcctgtttaagctagtgaaaggttcacttatctgttaagccctagtgaccctatcgtcacatggctaaagggagttgtacccactttagtgacttttgcgactgtcacctatctgttttggactgaaagtcctgaatgattattatgatcattgttgatattatatcatgctatattgtgttttcttgttgggccttggctcatgggtgctatgtggtgcaggtaaagggaaagaaaagctcacccagccttgagtggagagcttaggtggtgatgtgtacatatgcggccgcttaaccaccacggccaaggcgttctcagaggaactagggggtttaccctatttttgccgcttattaggtcggcggggttgtaaatttgaaacagtaatgaccattttgtactataaacaacttgtaaatgttttgattagctcatgagcagtttatatacttaatgaaatatatcatttccttttgattggttttccaccttagcctgttaatcacacttagagcacgtttttaaccaaaggactcgggtagtgggtcaaatttccggttcaccgtaactgttctggggtaaccagggcgttacaaccatgGTTGCTTCGACCATGGCCACGACCCCAACCACGGAAAGAGGATCTGCCAGAGTGAGAAAAAGCAAAAGTTCAGTGGTAACAACAAAGTTGATTTGGTCAAGCCTCATCTCTTGACTCTGTAAGAGAAACTGAACTTCAGAGAGGGTGATGTGGTCAATCCTGGAAGTAAGATTAATGACAACCGAGTCATACTCGGGTCCAAGGCCACCAAGAATGTAAAGAATCAGATCATCATCACTAAAGACCTGTCCTGCAGCAGTGAGACCATCAGCAATAGTtttcatttttaaaatataatcatGAACAGACAGAGCTCCCTTTTTTAGAGACTGGAGTTGAAATCGCAGCTGGAGAATGCGTGCACGAGGCTGGGTCGTGAAAAGATTTTCAAGAAGAAGCCATAGTTCTTGGGAAAAATTGCAGCGAAGAACATGGCCCAGTATAGCTTCAGAGATAGAGTTTAAAAGCCAACTCAAGATAGCTTGGTCGGTTCGAATCCAAAGAGTAAATTGGGGGTTTAGCTGCCTGGGCACGATAGCAGTAGGATCAGCAGGAAGATCAAGGAATTGCGGTGGGCAAGGTTGGGTACCAAGGAGAAACCCCTCAAAGTCGTGAGCACGAACGGCAGGAAGAACTTGGGAACGCCAATAAGGATAGTTGTCACGGTCTAGACGAACTGTGATAGAAGCAAGCAAAGGAGCAACATGGGCTTGCACAACGGGAACAGCAGGAGCTTCAACAACCGGCGGAGCGGGGGGCCGATTATCAGTGTCGATGACCGGTGGAGCGGGTGGAGGATCTTGGCGGCGTTCTTGACTAATGGAAGAAACGGATTGAGACCCTAAAGACGCcattggctctgataccaaatcaaagaaaatattgaaaaaggaaagaaggaagagaggcgTAAATAATGTTTTGAATGTTTATCTGTATATTAATTTCCTCACTTAATTGATACAATATCTGGACTGGGTATTTATAATACAGTAGACATAACAGAAAAATATTCCAAAACAATATGATTGATACGTGTATAGAGAAATTCCTAAAAGTGTGGGATGTGCCTAATTCTAGAACCATCTGTGTACAGTTGTATACAATGGAATATTCTGAGgtatcaaattttatttttcaacaaacattaaataatttactttaaaactagaatgtattatatttttatatataaaaaatgtatatCTAACGGATTCTTAGTTTAacgaattttttaaaataaaaaataaaaattatgatgttatttattttaaaaaatactatagacaatgttttgatttacttttttttaatatgtttgtgtcaattttttttatagtatatgatattatttatttatttaaaatttaaatgacaattaaaaatataataaaaataaattaatatattttctaaataaatctAAACAATTGTTTTTACCGGTAATATAATAAAATGTGGCATGATTTTACCTTTTTCTAACTATTGAATTTTTATTAGGCCTTAATCTAATTGTTGTTTTGTTTGTTTGGatgtataaaaataattaataacatatataaTTAAGAATACAAAACTCTAATACAATAATTGGTTAATCATTCATTGTTTTCTCCTAAAATATACTCTTTCTCAATAAGTCAAAATTTAAAACGTGTCATTCACattttagaaaagaaaatataccttaTTTTTCTCAATTCATTTTCTACATtctcattaaatatatatatatatatatataaattggtaCTTGTTTATAcgtattattaaaaaataaattatattaatatatgtatttttatattattaactttttaatataatttatatatccATAGCATTAATATTGTTTGtttttataagattttttttaatgttttaataTTTATGGATAgtgattaaaaatattattattgaatatttaattttttatatttgatATTAAGAAATGACAATAAAAAGTTAATTTACTCACCAATAcataaaatattactaaatgaccaaagaagaaaaaaaagataagaataaataatactaatatttaaaataaatattattaagaaataaaaaatatataacatacAATATATTCAAAAGCACATTTCGTGCTAAAaggcaaaaagaaaaaaaaggatgaGTTTGGAAATGAGAATTGCTAAGCCTAAGTGACATActtttatttatgtaatttaatattggatcccacttatttgaatttaataagtattataaatTATCACTAACTAATTAAGTGCTACcttatatgatgatgatgatagacAAATTACGGCGCCAAATAACAACACTTTTCATAAATAAAAACTTGGACAAATAATTGTAGTAAAAGGGTATATAGTCCCTTAGTATATAGTAATGACATATGTAATGCATTTTACTGCATAGTGCATGACTGGCCTTTCTTTAATTATTCAagcattattatttttaaaataatatatgctacaagtaaaatttaattaaaagattttttaTTACcgttttttatattaaaaaaacaataataagtaTATTGTAGTAGAGAGAAGAACAAAGGTATTTTTGGCTTTGTGGGCtgtactactactcctactaatGGCTGTGTCTCTGACTCTGTATCACACTCCATCTCTTCCTCGATTGCTTCCGCGCCATCAAAACCAGCAGAGACCCACTTGGAGATTTCTTCAGCTGCGGTGCTCCATCGACCCAATTAAGAAAACGACCCTTAGAACTTGCAAGAATTGCAAAACCCAGTTCGACATTTCTTTCAATCACCCTCGAGCTTGTCGTTTCCATACTTCTCATTTTGGTGGTATTTCTTCTTCACTGTTATCTGTCTCTTAAAATTAATTGTTGGTGTTTCTGGTTGAAGAGGGTTATAGAAATGCTTTGTTTCTTGTGAATGTTTCCCTGTGATTTTGTGTTTCTAACCCCTTATACTGGCTCTGATTGAGAGGGTCTGTCTTAGTTTTTGtataaatttaaaaccaaaagaaaagaagataccTTCTGCTGGTCTGGGTTGGGTTGCACCCTTTCTGAATTTCCATGTTCTATTAAGTACACTTCCAGTATTCTGAATTAATCTGGCTAATAGCtatacaattttatgttaaatagATTCTTGCattgatggtttttttttttttgttggtaatCCTTGGTATTTTTTTTTGGATACTAGTTGGTCAGATTGTTAGGTGGAAAATTTTCTTTTTGACTCCACCAAAATTAAAGATACTTTAGTATTTCTTACATTTAGTAATAGAAGATGTTTTTGAGCATGAACTTTGTAGTTACTGGGAAAAGAAACAAGCTTGTCTTAAGACgagaaaaaatacaaaaggaAAGGAGGTCAGAATTGATTTCAGAACAACCAAAAACATAGATGAAATAACATTGTAGTACAAAGCTACCCCATTTTTTATACGAAAAACTTCCCCATTCTCTACTAAGGTCTAGATAGGATACTCCCTCAAAACCTTGACTTTATAAACCCAGGTTGCAACCCAAAGTTTAATCTTCTCCCATAGCTTTTCTGCTGATTCTTCTCCCTACTTCAAATATTCTGCTATTCCTTTCAAATTATACAGCCCAAAAGATAGCAAGAATGGCTGCTGTCCACAACTTTGATATCCTCCTGCCTCCCTTCAATTTACACACTAACAGCTGACTGCAGGATCGAAATGCCAAACTCTTTGAGCAGCTTAGAACAGTCTTTTGAATTAGTGTGCACTACATGAGTGATCGTCTCCCCATTCGACCTATGGCAAGCGCACCTCCCTGGGGACAATGATTGGTACGGGCACCTATGTTGTATATTCTCATGAACGTTCAACTTCTCCAACACCAATAGCCAATCAAACACTTTCACTCTAGATGGAATACTTGGTATTAGTGATTAAATTGTCTTTTATTTACTCTGGGTAGTTTATATAGCCTCATTTCGTCATTCTCTATCTGGTTTTCTTCATTATTTCCTTTTGTAAAAGATTTAAACATATATTCAAAGTCGTTCAGCACTTTTATTCccccattttttttatcttattattattatttctaggTTAGTATATTAAGTTAAGAAAAACAATGTTGGGACCAACCAACTTAACATTATCATTTTTCTGATGATTGAAAAATAAAGTATGACTAAGCTTAACCTCTCTTTGTTTCAACTAGTGACTATTGAAAACAAAATAAGTCTCTACTAACATTTAAACTATATACAGGGTTTTACATTTATCATCCCTTTCGTGGCACAACAATTGCTTTGATTTTAATTAGCTTTGGTTTTCTTTTATTGTGATTTTCCTCAAGCTTGTAAAATGTCATTTCTGTATTGTGTGTCATTTTATTACAAGTTGCTGTGTTCAGATTCTCACTTGCATAATTTCTGTTCTGATGACCCTATGCTATGCCACAGGAGAAACGAAGAGGAAATTCGAGAGTGTGTATTCTGGGGGCACAATGGATACTCCTGACTCTGGCCAGGTTTTCCAATATTGGCATTGTTGTGGATCTGAAGATCCCTTAAGCCCTGGATGCACTGCTGCTCCTCACGCATCCTACGACGACTGAATTCACACTGAATTCAGTAAACAATCTTCCACACTGAATTCACTTCCTTCCTTCCCTTAACATAATTGATGTTTTGTTCATTCTGTGACTTTGTATATCTATATTGAACAACAGTTTATTCCTATTTAGGGTTTAAATTATTACCAATATGAGGTTGATGCTGTAGTTTGAAGACATGTTACCTACCCTTTACTAGAATCCTGACTTGCTACTTATCTCCTTTGCTCCTCTGTTTGTATGCAAAATAATAAAGAAGTTTTGGGAAGGAGTCTCATTTTGGCCTCACTACATCTTTTTTTTTCCTCCCACTGATTTTAGGGCGTGGACTCGAAGTTCTATCATATTTATGATGATCATTGATTATTGTCTAGGGACACAtcaaattttttttgtataatatTTATGATTATCATTAATTCTTCTCTAgggaaatataaaagaaaaagttatttttttggtagaaataagaatagaaaacagCAAAGCTAGAAGAGAagtgttgatggtaagaactcatcaacgaattaaggtcggaaaactcaaatgATTTAGTAAGAAATTTTATAAACTTAGATGGACTTAGAAAATTTAGAGAAAAGTTGCAGAACAATAGTGGAAGAAAACTTATGTATCTCTTATAATGATATGatgttacaagaattttccaaccccttttttGGAGTGGAGAGGTTCTTTTTATAGGTGAGCACTGGTGGCTCTCTGTACATAGTGGTCCC contains the following coding sequences:
- the LOC133788976 gene encoding uncharacterized protein LOC133788976 is translated as MAVSLTLYHTPSLPRLLPRHQNQQRPTWRFLQLRCSIDPIKKTTLRTCKNCKTQFDISFNHPRACRFHTSHFGGETKRKFESVYSGGTMDTPDSGQVFQYWHCCGSEDPLSPGCTAAPHASYDD